The Pseudomonas sp. SCA2728.1_7 DNA segment TCTGCCGGGTTACACCGAAGACGAGAAGATCAACATCGCCGTCAAATACCTCTCGCCAAAGCAGATCGCCGCTAACGGTCTGAAAAAGGGCGAGCTGGAATTCGATGCAGAAGCGATCCGCGACATCATCCGTTACTACACCCGTGAAGCCGGTGTGCGTGGCCTCGAACGTCAGATCGCCAAGGTCTGCCGCAAGGCCGTGAAAGAGCACGCGCTGGAAAAACGTTTCTCGGTGAAAGTGACAGCTGATCTGCTCGAGCACTTCCTCGGTGTGCGCAAGTTCCGTTACGGTCTGGCCGAGCAGCAGGATCAGATCGGTCAGGTGACCGGCCTTGCCTGGACACAGGTGGGCGGCGAGTTGCTGACTATCGAAGCCGCAGTTGTGCCGGGTAAGGGTCAACTGATCAAGACCGGTTCGCTGGGCGATGTAATGGTCGAATCGATCACTGCCGCGCTGACTGTGGTGCGCAGCCGTGCCAAGAGCCTGGGCATTCCTCTGGACTTCCACGAGAAGCGCGACACGCACATCCACATGCCGGAAGGGGCGACCCCGAAGGACGGCCCTAGCGCTGGTGTAGGCATGTGCACGGCGCTGGTGTCGGCATTGACCGGCATTCCGGTGCGCGCCGATGTCGCCATGACCGGTGAAATTACCTTGCGTGGTCAGGTACTGGCGATTGGTGGTTTGAAGGAAAAACTGCTGGCGGCTCACCGCGGCGGAATCAAGATCGTGATTATTCCGGAAGAGAACGTGCGTGATCTGAAGGAGATTCCTGACAATATCAAGCAGGATCTGCAGATTAAACCGGTTAAATGGATTGACGAGGTCCTGCAAATTGCGCTGCAATACGCGCCGGAGCCCTTGCCGGATGTGGCTCCGGAGATAGTTGCCAAGGACGAAAAACGTGAGTCTGACTCTAAGGAAAGAATTAGCACGCATTAATACGCTTTTGCCTGGGGGGCTTCCTTGACAGTTTTTTAGAGCCCTTGTTATAAAGCGGCTCTTAAGTGTCTGTAGGCCATTCAGCACTCGTTTTTGCTTTCACCAAAAAACTTAGAATCATCTCAAAATAGATATAAGGGGACTTAGAGTGAACAAGTCGGAACTGATTGATGCTATCGCTGCATCCGCTGATATCCCGAAAGCTGCTGCTGGCCGTGCGCTGGACGCTGTAATCGAATCCGTCACTGGCGCTCTGAAGGCTGGCGACTCCGTTGTTCTGGTTGGTTTCGGTACTTTCTCCGTGACGGATCGTCCGGCTCGTACCGGTCGTAACCCGCAGACCGGCAAGACTCTGGAAATCCCGGCTGCCAAGAAGCCAGGTTTCAAAGCCGGTAAAGCACTGAAAGAAGCTGTTAACTAAGTTTTCAGGTTTTTACCCATCCGGGTCGGGGTCATGCCTGACTTGGCAGCGGAGCGGTAGAGCAGGTCACTGAAACAGTTGCCTGTAACGCCGGGATCGAGGGTTCGAGCCCTGTCCGCTCCGCCAGTTACGAGAAGGCGCATCCTCGGATGCGCCTTTCTTCTATCCGGATTCTACCCACGCTCCACGGTTGCCTAATTTTGAAGTTCAACCGTTTCTGGGGGACGCATGCTGCAGAATATCAGGGACAATTCACAAGGCTGGATTGCCAAGACCATTATCGGGGTCATCGTTGCACTGATGGCTCTGACCGGTTTCGACGCCATTTTCCAGGCCACGACTCACAAGAATGAGGCGGCCAAGGTCAATGGTGATGAAATCAGCCAGAACGAGCTGAGCCAGGCCGTTGATATGCAACGCCGTCAGCTGATGCAACAGTTGGGCAAAGACTTCGATGCTTCCTTGCTCGACGAAAAAATGCTCCGCGAATCGGCCCTCAAGGGTCTGATCGATCGCAAGCTGCTGCTGCAAGGCGCCGAACAAGCGAAATTCGCTTTCTCCGAAGGCGCACTGGACCAAGTGATCCTGCAGACACCTGAATTCCAGGTGGACGGCAAGTTCAGCTCCGAGCGCTTCGACCAGGTGATCCGTCAACTGGGTTACAGCCGTATGCAATTCCGCCAGATGCTGGCTCAGGAAATGCTGATCGGCCAACTGCGCGCCGGTGTGGCGGGCAGCGGTTTCGTCACCGACGCTGAAGTGCTGGCATTTGCCCGTCTGGAAAAACAAACCCGCGATTTCGCCACCCTGAATGTCAAGGCTGATCCGGCGGCGGTCAAGCTGACCGACGACGAGGTCAAGGCCTACTACGACGAGCACGCCAAGGAGTTCATGACTCCGGATCAAGTGATCATCGATTACGTAGAACTGAAGAAGTCTTCGTTCTTCGATCAGGTCGCCGTCAAGGACGAAGACCTGCAGGCGGCTTATCAGAAAGAGATCGCCAACCTGTCGGAACAGCGTCGTGCCGCGCACATTCTGATCGAAGTGAACGACAAGACCACTGAAGCTCAGGCCAAGGCGAAGATCGACGAAGTCCAGGCGCGTCTGGCCAAGGGCGAGAAGTTCGAAGCGCTGGCCAAAGAGTTCTCGCAGGACCCGGGTTCGGCCAACAATGGCGGTGACCTTGGTTACGCAGGTCCTGGTGTTTACGACCCGGCGTTTGAAAAAGCCTTGTACTCCTTGTCGAAAGACCAGGTGTCCGAGCCGATTCGTACCGACTTCGGTTACCACCTGATCAAGCTGTTGGGTGTCGAAGCGCCTGAAGTGCCGACCCTGGCCAGCCTGAAAGACAAGCTGACCCGCGAGCTGAAAGCCGCGCAGGTCGAGCAGCGTTTCGTCGAGGCGACCAAGCAACTGGAAGACTCGGCGTTCGAAGCGTCTGACTTGGCTCAGCCAGCGGCGGATCTGAAGCTGACCGTGCACACCTCCAAGCCGTTCGGCCGTGAAGGTGGCGAAGGTGTTGCGGCCAACCGTGCTGTGGTCACCGCTGCATTCAGCACCGAAGTGATCGACGAAGGTGCCAACAGCACCGCCATCGAACTGGATCCGGAAACCGTGATCGTGCTGCGCTCCAAGGAGCACCTGAAGCCTGCGCAACTGCCATTGGAAAGCGTGAATGCGGCGATCCGCACTCAGTTGACCAAAGAGCACGCCAGCGCGGCTGCCAAGACCAAGGCCGAGAAGCTGATTGCTGATCTGCGTGATGGCAAGGCTCCTCTGGACAAGGCGGTTGACGGGCAGAACTGGAAAGCTACCGAAGCGGCCACTCGTGGTCAGGAAGGTGTTGATCCGGCGGTGCTGCAAGCGTTGTTCCGTATGCCGAAGCCGGCTGCGAAGGACAAGCCGACGTTCACCAGCGTCACTTTGCCGGACGGTAGTCTGATGATTGTGCGTCTGAACGGCGTTAACGAAGCGGCTGCGCCGACGGATGAAGAGAAGGTTCAGTACCGTCGTTTCCTTGCTTCGCGTGAGGGGCAGCAGGACTTTGCGGCGTATCGCAAGCAGTTGGAAGCTCAGGCTGAGATCAAGCGGTTTTGATGGTTGATTGAGCTGTCATGTGAAAGCCCCGGCCTGTATAGGTCGGGGCTTTTTTTTTGCGTTGGGTCGTGGCGGCCTTTGGGCCGACCATGTTCTTGGGGTTTTGGGGGGATATCCGTTGCTGCGGGTGCTGCCGCTGGCGGTTTCGCTCTTACAGCCATCCCTTTCAAGGTCTTCGGTAAAATCCCCTGAAATTTCATTCAGGGATCCCCAAACGATGTGGGCCGATGTTCTAGCGCGTTTCGAGAAAAAAGCACCTGCCAGTGTCATGGCTAAATTGGCTCTGGAGCAGGCTATTGCCCCTGAGTGGGTCGATCAGGTTTTCGAAGAGCATCGGCAACGGCAGTATTCTCGTGAGCTGCTGTTCTCGACCATCATCAAGCTGATGTCCCTTGTTTCATTGGGCCTGAAGCCATCCCTGCACGCCGCCGCGCGGCAACTGGAAGATCTTCCTGTCAGTTTGGCGGCTCTCTACGACAAGATCAGTCGTACCGAGCCGGCGCTGTTGCGCGCCCTGGTTACGGGCTGCGCTCAACGCCTGACTCCAACCATAAAAGAGCTGGGTTGCACGACGATGCTGCCGGGTTGGCAGGTTCGGGTAGTGGACGGTAATCACTTGGCATCCACTGAGAAACGTCTGGGAGCTTTACGTCACGAGCGCGGCGCCGCTCGTCCCGGTTTTTCGGTGGTGGCCTACGACCCCGACCTCGATCAGGTCATCGACCTTCAGGCGTGTGAGGATGCCTACGCAAGCGAGCGTGTTTGCGTGCTGCCGCTGTTGGCTGATGCCGAGCCGGGCCAAGTGTGGTTGGCTGATCGACTCTATTGCACGCTCCCGGTCATGGAAGCTTGTGAGCAGGCCCAGACCTCCTTTGTCATTCGCCAGCAAGCCAAGCATCCACGCTTGATTCAAGAAGGTGAGTGGCAAGAGCCGGTGCCTGTGGAAACAGGCACTGTGCGTGAGCAGATCATCCAGGTCAGAGGCGGTTACCAATGTCGGCGTGTCGAACTGACGCTTCATTCGCCAACGGACTCGGGAGACAGCAGCTTGATGTTCTGGAGCAACCTACCCCAAAGCGTCAGTGCACAGCAGATCGCAGAGCTCTATCGCCGCCGCTGGAGCATTGAAGGTATGTTCCAGCGACTGGAAGCGATTCTGGAAAGTGAAATCGAAACCCTTGGCAGCCCAAAGGCTGCCTTGCTCGGGTTCGCCACTGCGGTATTGGCCTACAACGTCCTGGCCGTCCTCAAACGAAGTGTCGAGCAAGCTCACCGGGAGACTCAGCCTGAAGGATGGGAAGCCTCCATCTATCACTTGGCGGTTCAGGTCAGGAGTGGTTATGAGGGAATGCAGATTGCGCTGCCCTCGGAATATCTTCCCGTTGTCCCTCTGGAGCAACTGGCCCAACGCTTGTTGGAGCTGGCCAGAAACATCCAGCCCAAACAAGTTGCGAAAAGCCCCCGCGGCCCCAAGGTGCCTAAACCCAAGACATGGGTTCAAGGTACAGCGGTCCATGCTCATGTCTCAACGGACAGAGTTATCAAGGCTGCCAAAACGAAAAGACCTTGAAAGGGATGGCTCTTACAGCGAGTCACCTTTTCCAAACGCCGAAAAGGTAACCCAAAAGGCTTTGCCCTGACGTTCGGCCCGCTCGCTGGGGCTCGGGGTTCCTTCGCTCCGGGATCGATCCGGGGGCATCGCCTACGGTTTGCTTCGCTGCACCTCCTCTCGATGTGTTCGACTTCGTCGAACGGTCGCTGCGCTCCCACCCCCCGGATCAATCCCTCCACTCAGCCTGCCGACGGGCCTTCAGATCAAGATCAAGAGCTGCAGCCGAGCTAACGCTCATCCTGTTGAGTGGGGCGGCTTTGCCGCGTGGGCCGCACACGAATTAAACCTGTGGGAGCGAGCCTGCTCGCGATGGCGGCCTTACAGCCGACCAATCTTCTGTCAGATGTACTCAGTTCCACTGTAGGAGCGAGCCTGCTCGCGATGGCGGCCTTACAGCCGACCAATCTTCTGTCAGATGTACTCAGTTCCACTGTAGGAGCGAGCCTGCTCGCGATGGCGGCCTTACAGCCGACCAATCTTCTGTCAGATGTACTCAGTTCCACTGTAGGAGCGAGCCTGCTCGCGAAGACGGCCTCCCAGCCAACCAATCTTCTGTCAGATGTACTCAATCCAATTGTGGTAGCGAGCCTGCTCTCGAAGACGGCCTGCCAGCCGACCAATCTTCTGTCAGATGTACTCAATCCCATTGTAGGAGCGAGCCTGCTCGCGAAGGCGGCCTGACAGCCGACCAATCTTCTGTCAGACATACTCAATCCAACTGTAGAAGCGAGCCTGCTCTCGAAGACGGCCTGCCAGCCGACCAATCTTCTGTCAGATGTACTCAATCCCATTGTAGGAGCGAGCCTGCTCGCGAAGACGGCCTGCCAGCCGACCAATCTTCTGTCAGATGTACTCAATCCCATTGTAGGAGTGAGCCTGCTCGCGATGGCGGCCTCCCAGCCGAGCAATCTTCTGTCAGATGTACTCAATCCAATTGTGGGAGCGAGCCTGCTCGCGAAGACGCCCTGTCAATCGATCAGTTTCCAGCCGTCTGGCCTCAACCCTACAGCGCACTCGGTCTCATTCGGCTCTTGGAAAACCATGTCCCCGAGCTTTGATCGCTACTGACAGGGTCAGTACTAGCAATCCTGCAACAATCCACGGGAATGCCCCCACTCCAAGGTTCCCCAGCAACAAACCACCCATCAAACCACCGCCTGCAATCCCGACATTCCACAGCGTAACCAACATCGATTGCGCCGTATCGGCAGCCTCTTTCGCGGTTTTCGCCGAGGCGGTTTGCAGCAGTGATGGCATTGCACCAAACGCGAGTCCCCAGACAGCGGTGGCGATGTACACCACGCTCGGCGATTCGCGCCACAGGCCCAGTGCTATTGCGGACAGCAGGAACAACCCGGCACTGATCAACACCAGTTCGCGCAGCCAGCGGTCAATCAGGCTGCCAACGATCCACAGGCTCAGCACCGAGGCGAGGCCGAATACCAGCAGCACGCGGTCGACGTTGGCATCAAGTCCGGAAGGCTGCAGGAAGGGTGCGATGTAGGTGTACAGCAAATTGTGCGCAACGACGTAGGTGAGCGTGACCAGCAATACCGATCGCACGCCCGGCAAGGTAAACACCTGACGCAGCGGCATGCGCTTTCCTACGCGTTCGCCGGCGAAATCCGGCACTTGCCAGCGTACCCAGAGCACCAGCACAACGGTCAGTGCGGTCATGATGGCAAAGCTCAGGCGCCAGCCGACCAAGGTGCCGAGCAGGGTGCCTGCGGGTATTCCCAGCGACAGCGCAAGCGGCGCGCCGAGCATGGCTACGGTGATGGCGCGGCCTTGCAGGTGTGGGGCGACCATGCGGCTCGCGTATCCCGCCAGCAGTGCCCAAAGCAAACCGGCAAATACCCCGGCGATAAAGCGTGCGATCAGGGTGAGCCAGTACCACTCCGACAGGGCGGTGATGCTGTTGGCGATGGCAAAGCCGCCGATGGCGGACAGCAACAGCGGTCTGCGTCGCCAGCCTCGGGTGGCGATCGTCAGTGGGATCGCCGCCAGGATCGAGCCGATCGCATACAGCGTGACCAATTGCCCGATCAGTGCCGGGGACACATTCAGGCCGCTGCTCATCTGCGGCAACAGGCCGGCGGGCATGGCTTCGGTCATGACCGTGATGAAACCGGCGGTGGCCAGTGCCAAAAGGGCGCCGAGGGGTAATCGCTCGTGGCGATCGACAGTGTGTTCAAGTGCGGGGCAACCGAGTTGGGCATCGTTCATGAGCCGGCATCCATGTGCAAAGTTGACGAGGAGCACAGGGTAGGGCGCTGCACATCGGTGAAAAACGGGTTAAGGTTCCGAACATATCGGACACGGATGTCGTTAATGGGAGGTTGGTATGGATAGCCTGGGCAGTATTTCGGTGTTCGTTCAGGTCGCCGAGACGCGCAGTTTCACTGAAGCCGGACGGCTGCAAGGGGTGTCATCCTCGGCGGTGGGCAAAAGTATCGCGCGGCTGGAAGCGCGACTCGGCGTGCGGCTGTTTCAGCGCACCACTCGCAGTGTCACGCTGACCAGTGAAGGGGCGCTGTTTCTGGAGCGCTGTCGCAAGATCCTCGCGGAGGTCGAGGCGGCGGAGTTCGAGTTGTGCGATGCGGCTGCGAAACCCCATGGCAGGTTGCGCATCAGCCTGCCGCAGGTGCATGGCCTGGTGATGCCGGTCATGGCCGAGTTCATGGCGTTGTACCCGCAGATTGAACTGGATCTGGATTTGACCGATCGCATGGTCGATGTGGTTGAAGAAGGTTTCGATGCCGTGATCCGCACCGGTAAACCCCGGGATTCGCGACTGATGGCGCGACCGTTGGGCGAGTTTCACATGGTGCTGGTGGCCAGTCCGGCTTATCTGGCGCAGCGCGGCGTGCCGCAAGCACCGGGCGATCTGGCGACTCATGCGTGCCTTCGGCACACCTTTCATGCCACTGGAAAACTGGAAACCTGGCCGCTGATTCGCACAGAGGGCGCCGCCGAGCCGACGTTGCCGACTCGGCTGGTCAGCACGTCGATTGAGGCGGTAAGCCACGCGGCACTGGCCGGCATGGGCATTGCCTGCCTGCCGGATTTCATGACCCGTGAGGCCGAGGCGCAAGGGCGCTTGCAGCGGGTGCTCGATGTGCATCTGGAGCACACCGGGCAGTTTTGGGTGCTATGGCCATCGAGTCGCCACGCGACGGCGAAATTGCGCGTGTTCATCGATCATCTGGCGTTGCGACTTTTTCCCGCAACTGACGGTCGATAGAGTTGTAACTGCTTTAAGACACTAATCCATGCGCCGCGGGGTCGTGATCTGTTGCACAATACGCCCCGGACTGTTTTCTCTCAGGATGTTCAATGTTGATTTCCACTCCCATGCGTGTTGTCGGGTTGGCGCTGTTGTTGACCGCTGTTGCCGGCTGTTCGAAAGACAAGCCGATGTATGAGCATGAGAACTTCGATGACTCCGGTACGTTTTCGCGTAATTATCCAGTGACCGATTCGGTCAGTTGCGAAGCCGCCCGGCGTGCGTTGCTCAGCCAGGGCTACATCATCACCAGCAGCGACCCGAAACTGGTCAGCGGCCACAAGAGCTTCCAGCAAACCGGCGACACCCACATGGAGATCAGCTTCAACGTGGTCTGCGCCGATGACGGCAGCGCCGGGCACCATGCGACGATGTTCGCCAACGCCTTGCAGGATCGCTACGCGCTGAAGAAAACCAACAACTCGGCCAGCCTCGGCGTGGGTGTGTTGGGCTCGGTGTCGATGCCGATCGGCTCGTCCGACGATTCGATGGTCAAGGTCGCCAGCGAGACGGTGACGTCGCAAAAGTTCTATGAGCGCTTCTTCACGTTGGTGGAATTGTTCCTGCCGGCGGAAGCAAAGAAAGCTGCACACATTGAAGAGAAGCCGAAGGCTGACTTGGGTGTGCCTGAGGCGAAGGCAGCTCCGGCAGCGCTGGTGCCTACACCGACTCCGGCGGCTGAGCCTGCTGCGACACCTGCGCCTGCCGCAGAACCGGCGCCGGCACCTGCTGAGGCGACGCCAGTGACGTCTGAACCGGTTGCGCCACCGGCAGAGGCGGCGCCGATCACTCCGGCCCCGAGCGCAGAACCGGCGCCAGCATCGACGACCGAAACCATCACGCCACCGGCCAACCCGGACATCCCGCCGCCCTCCGAGCCGATTCCGGCGATGCCAGCGTCCGGCCAATAAACCAGCCTCACCGCAAATCCCTGTGGGAGCGAGCCAGCTCGCTCCCACAGTGGTTTCTGATGCACTTAAAATTTCGTTACATTCCCCTGACAAAATTCCCGCGATAAATTCCTGACCACCTGCTACGTTTTATTCATGAAGGCCGGGTTTCACTTTTCCTTCATACGAGCACGTTAAGCTCGAGGCACTGGGCATTTGCTCAGGCCCATTCAAGAGAGCAGCAGGGGGATTACGCGATGGATGAATATCAAGAAGAGCTGCTCGAATACCAGGCCTTTGAACTGGATCCTCTGGAACCCGCTGAAGACGCCACCGAGCTTTGACTTGCAGCTTGAAGCTTGTAGCTCGCAGCTGCTGTTATGCCGTTTTGCGGTGGCTGCGGCGGAATTCGCCGGGTGTCTGACCGCTCCAGCGTTTGAAGGCTCGCTGGAACGCTTCGGCTGAGGCGAAACCCAGCAGGTAGGCAATCTCGCCGAAGGCCAGTTCGGTGTCACGGATGTAGGTCATCGCCAGGTCCCGGCGCGTATCGTTGAGGATCGCGCGAAACTGCGTGCCTTCCTCGGCCAGTTTGCGCCGCAAGGTCCAGGTCGGCAGCTTCAGGCGTGTCGCCACTTCTTCCAGGTCGGGTTCCCGGCCACCATTGAGCAACGGCCCCAACAGCTGAGTGATGCGTTCGCGCAAGCTGCGGGTGCGGGTCAATTGTTCAAGTTCCCGCTCACACAACTGCAGCAGATGCCGCCAGGTACTCGGGCAATGCTCGGGGTTGCGCAGTGCGAGACTGTTGAGGTTCAGACGCAGTTGATTACGCTCGGCACCGAACTGGATCGGGCAATCCCCCAGCACGCTGTAAGCCTCGCGGTAATCCGGCGCTTCGAATTCGATGTCGATGCGTTCAGCGCGCAGCGGTTCGCGGCTGACACTGGAGAGCTGATGCAGCCACCCGGCAATGATCGAGTCCACGACAAAACGGTTATAGGCGTTGTACGGGCTGATCGAATAGAAACGCAGCCACGCGCCATGGGCATCTTCGTGGAAACTGGACTGGCCGCGATAGTTGGAACCGTACAACGCCTCGAAACGGATCAGGCAGCGTGCGGCTTCGCGCACGGTCGGCGCTTGTGCGGCAGTGACACCGGCCAGCCCGGCCTGGCTCAGGCGGCTAAGCTGGCCCATGCGCAAGCCCAGCGCCGAATTACCGGTCAGCTGAATCGCCGCGTGGCCCAGACGCATATAGCGCGGAATCGACAAGCGTGCCCCGGCCTCAGCCAACCGCGCGGCGTCGAGGCCATATTGCTCCAGCAGCGGCTGCGGATCGACCGCATGGCTGCGCACGGCATCGGCGAGGCTGTGAACGAAGCCCACCGACAGATCCCCAAGACGCATCGGTAGCGGTTTCATGGCTTACAACCAGATGTTCAGCAAGCGCGCGCCACGAGCCTCGCCATCGGCGAACTGCTGACCGTTGCTGCTGAGGAAACTTTGGCCGGAACTGGCCTTCTCCCAGAACTGCCCGCGCAGAAACACACTGATGCCGGCAATCGCTTGACTGCTCGGCGGTTGCGCGGTCAGCGTCAACCGATGCCAGGCCTGTCCTTCTGTAAGCTCTCCGGGTTTGAGGCTGACCGATCCCGGCGTACTTGAACCCTTATAGCCGCGCCACGGTTGGTTCCACGTACTCTGACCGAGCACCTGTGCCGGTACCGCGACCAATTGCACGCGTTGCTCGTCGAGTTGGCGGTAGTTGTCCGGATACCAACTGTCACTGCCAATCAGCACGCCGAGGCGTCCGGCCGGGGTATCGACCACGTTGAGCGAATATTTGTCCGCACCTTCGATCACTTCACGTTGATCGAACACCGGGTGCATCTGTCGCTGTGGCTGGCCAAGCGGCACGCCGTCGCGGCCGAACACCACGCTGCTGTTGAACAGCGCTCCGCTACCGGGTTTGAGCTGGCCGTCGCGAATGCTTGGCTCCGGCAGCACGATCGAGCCCGCTACCAGCGTCACATGAAACTCTTTGGCCAGACCACCGAACAGTGCCTGGTAGTCCTTGGCCATCGCCTTGGATTTCATGCGCAGGTACGCGTCGTTGAGGCGGTCGCTGCCGTTGGCGCTGAGCCAGGCGCGGGCGAACAGCAGCGGATTGCTTGCCGCCAGCCAGTTCATCGCCTCGGCAAGGGACGGCGCCTGATAAAGCTCGTCTTTTTC contains these protein-coding regions:
- a CDS encoding HU family DNA-binding protein, with the protein product MNKSELIDAIAASADIPKAAAGRALDAVIESVTGALKAGDSVVLVGFGTFSVTDRPARTGRNPQTGKTLEIPAAKKPGFKAGKALKEAVN
- a CDS encoding SurA N-terminal domain-containing protein; protein product: MLQNIRDNSQGWIAKTIIGVIVALMALTGFDAIFQATTHKNEAAKVNGDEISQNELSQAVDMQRRQLMQQLGKDFDASLLDEKMLRESALKGLIDRKLLLQGAEQAKFAFSEGALDQVILQTPEFQVDGKFSSERFDQVIRQLGYSRMQFRQMLAQEMLIGQLRAGVAGSGFVTDAEVLAFARLEKQTRDFATLNVKADPAAVKLTDDEVKAYYDEHAKEFMTPDQVIIDYVELKKSSFFDQVAVKDEDLQAAYQKEIANLSEQRRAAHILIEVNDKTTEAQAKAKIDEVQARLAKGEKFEALAKEFSQDPGSANNGGDLGYAGPGVYDPAFEKALYSLSKDQVSEPIRTDFGYHLIKLLGVEAPEVPTLASLKDKLTRELKAAQVEQRFVEATKQLEDSAFEASDLAQPAADLKLTVHTSKPFGREGGEGVAANRAVVTAAFSTEVIDEGANSTAIELDPETVIVLRSKEHLKPAQLPLESVNAAIRTQLTKEHASAAAKTKAEKLIADLRDGKAPLDKAVDGQNWKATEAATRGQEGVDPAVLQALFRMPKPAAKDKPTFTSVTLPDGSLMIVRLNGVNEAAAPTDEEKVQYRRFLASREGQQDFAAYRKQLEAQAEIKRF
- a CDS encoding IS4 family transposase; translation: MAKLALEQAIAPEWVDQVFEEHRQRQYSRELLFSTIIKLMSLVSLGLKPSLHAAARQLEDLPVSLAALYDKISRTEPALLRALVTGCAQRLTPTIKELGCTTMLPGWQVRVVDGNHLASTEKRLGALRHERGAARPGFSVVAYDPDLDQVIDLQACEDAYASERVCVLPLLADAEPGQVWLADRLYCTLPVMEACEQAQTSFVIRQQAKHPRLIQEGEWQEPVPVETGTVREQIIQVRGGYQCRRVELTLHSPTDSGDSSLMFWSNLPQSVSAQQIAELYRRRWSIEGMFQRLEAILESEIETLGSPKAALLGFATAVLAYNVLAVLKRSVEQAHRETQPEGWEASIYHLAVQVRSGYEGMQIALPSEYLPVVPLEQLAQRLLELARNIQPKQVAKSPRGPKVPKPKTWVQGTAVHAHVSTDRVIKAAKTKRP
- a CDS encoding MFS transporter encodes the protein MNDAQLGCPALEHTVDRHERLPLGALLALATAGFITVMTEAMPAGLLPQMSSGLNVSPALIGQLVTLYAIGSILAAIPLTIATRGWRRRPLLLSAIGGFAIANSITALSEWYWLTLIARFIAGVFAGLLWALLAGYASRMVAPHLQGRAITVAMLGAPLALSLGIPAGTLLGTLVGWRLSFAIMTALTVVLVLWVRWQVPDFAGERVGKRMPLRQVFTLPGVRSVLLVTLTYVVAHNLLYTYIAPFLQPSGLDANVDRVLLVFGLASVLSLWIVGSLIDRWLRELVLISAGLFLLSAIALGLWRESPSVVYIATAVWGLAFGAMPSLLQTASAKTAKEAADTAQSMLVTLWNVGIAGGGLMGGLLLGNLGVGAFPWIVAGLLVLTLSVAIKARGHGFPRAE
- a CDS encoding LysR family transcriptional regulator; this translates as MDSLGSISVFVQVAETRSFTEAGRLQGVSSSAVGKSIARLEARLGVRLFQRTTRSVTLTSEGALFLERCRKILAEVEAAEFELCDAAAKPHGRLRISLPQVHGLVMPVMAEFMALYPQIELDLDLTDRMVDVVEEGFDAVIRTGKPRDSRLMARPLGEFHMVLVASPAYLAQRGVPQAPGDLATHACLRHTFHATGKLETWPLIRTEGAAEPTLPTRLVSTSIEAVSHAALAGMGIACLPDFMTREAEAQGRLQRVLDVHLEHTGQFWVLWPSSRHATAKLRVFIDHLALRLFPATDGR
- a CDS encoding DUF2242 domain-containing protein — encoded protein: MLISTPMRVVGLALLLTAVAGCSKDKPMYEHENFDDSGTFSRNYPVTDSVSCEAARRALLSQGYIITSSDPKLVSGHKSFQQTGDTHMEISFNVVCADDGSAGHHATMFANALQDRYALKKTNNSASLGVGVLGSVSMPIGSSDDSMVKVASETVTSQKFYERFFTLVELFLPAEAKKAAHIEEKPKADLGVPEAKAAPAALVPTPTPAAEPAATPAPAAEPAPAPAEATPVTSEPVAPPAEAAPITPAPSAEPAPASTTETITPPANPDIPPPSEPIPAMPASGQ
- a CDS encoding AraC family transcriptional regulator — encoded protein: MKPLPMRLGDLSVGFVHSLADAVRSHAVDPQPLLEQYGLDAARLAEAGARLSIPRYMRLGHAAIQLTGNSALGLRMGQLSRLSQAGLAGVTAAQAPTVREAARCLIRFEALYGSNYRGQSSFHEDAHGAWLRFYSISPYNAYNRFVVDSIIAGWLHQLSSVSREPLRAERIDIEFEAPDYREAYSVLGDCPIQFGAERNQLRLNLNSLALRNPEHCPSTWRHLLQLCERELEQLTRTRSLRERITQLLGPLLNGGREPDLEEVATRLKLPTWTLRRKLAEEGTQFRAILNDTRRDLAMTYIRDTELAFGEIAYLLGFASAEAFQRAFKRWSGQTPGEFRRSHRKTA
- a CDS encoding nitrilase-related carbon-nitrogen hydrolase, with the translated sequence MRKLLYLFFSMALVAALTTYAMWAADRPAGHYLSDLRIKVAVDQGTPADRGNLLGIQPELFPTDYQNPERLHRKLAAYLQQAQDQGLLNDKTVVVLPENVGTWLLLSGEKDELYQAPSLAEAMNWLAASNPLLFARAWLSANGSDRLNDAYLRMKSKAMAKDYQALFGGLAKEFHVTLVAGSIVLPEPSIRDGQLKPGSGALFNSSVVFGRDGVPLGQPQRQMHPVFDQREVIEGADKYSLNVVDTPAGRLGVLIGSDSWYPDNYRQLDEQRVQLVAVPAQVLGQSTWNQPWRGYKGSSTPGSVSLKPGELTEGQAWHRLTLTAQPPSSQAIAGISVFLRGQFWEKASSGQSFLSSNGQQFADGEARGARLLNIWL